The following proteins are co-located in the Telopea speciosissima isolate NSW1024214 ecotype Mountain lineage chromosome 9, Tspe_v1, whole genome shotgun sequence genome:
- the LOC122640343 gene encoding probable protein S-acyltransferase 19 isoform X1, whose amino-acid sequence MVRRHGWQLPAHTFQVVAITVFFLLVVAFYAFFAPFLGGHVWEYAAIATYTPAALLVFILYVRCTAINPADPGIMSKFTGEVTKKPNINLGLSGGKVPGNFGEVGTGLHSSPSSASRSSITADYSKKGSVGESEIMDIPGGFAGRRSSNCVNIGGLCCGLFVHEDCSKRGGSGEQQATVEDALFCTLCNAEVRKFSKHCRSCDKCVDGFDHHCRWLNNCVGRKNYVTFICLMATSLIWLVIEAGVGIAVFVRCFVDKRHMEDQIIERLGNGFSRAPFAAVVAVCSAVSLLACLPLGELFFFHMILIRKGITTYEYVVAMRAMSEAPAGASVDEEMPNVIYSPTGSATTGVSGGSSLGLQYKGAWCTPPRVFVDYQDEVIPHLEPGMVPSTVDPDAAGFAERGNKSKRPVRISAWKLAKLDSNEAMRVAAKARASSSVLRPVENRHLPDSDISSSGNLSGRSSMSTDMGLNKDTKSDIKLSPLRNSYAPSHCSKDEYETGTQSVSSFSSPSHVHESVTLSPLPQEHPSGPFNPITSVSHFAPERPFATTRASFPNANLDNSVFNPYSSGFDDKIMQKSSSTDPLLLQAPPSSLLRDGKRTSVVWDQEAGRYVSVPVSARTAESALDARIRSSVQIGVANSHAERSNYNRRPIVLPTESSGTAKAPVQRSEKLMYTGESIFFGGPLLSVPVKDVPRGEASSSLRPEQARVVSNWPQEARGGRGVAINLLPVFTPAGLERNPSSESGLFGL is encoded by the exons ATGGTGAGGCGCCATGGCTGGCAACTTCCTGCTCACACTTTCCAG GTTGTAGCAATTACTGTATTTTTCTTGTTAGTTGTTGCATTCTATGCCTTTTTTGCACCTTTCCTTGGTGGCCATGTCTGGGAATATGCTGCAATCGCCACTTATACTCCTGCG GCACTCCTTGTTTTCATTCTTTATGTCCGCTGTACAGCCATTAACCCTGCCGACCCTGGAATTATGTCAAAATTTACTGGGGAGGTAACGAAAAAACCTAATATAAATCTGGGGTTATCAGGTGGGAAGGTTCCTGGTAATTTTGGTGAAGTTGGAACTGGGTTGCATTCTTCTCCGTCATCAGCTTCTAGAAGCTCCATAACAGCTGACTACAGTAAGAAAGGTTCAGTTGGAGAATCTGAGATTATGGACATTCCAGGGGGCTTTGCAGGTAGAAGATCATCAAATTGCGTCAACATTGGAGGGCTCTGCTGTGGATTATTTGTACATGAAGATTGCTCAAAACGTGGAGGATCTGGTGAGCAACAAGCCACTGTGGAAGATGCTTTATTCTGCACGTTGTGCAATGCTGAG GTTCGCAAGTTCAGTAAACACTGTAGAAGTTGTGATAAATGTGTCGATGGATTTGATCACCACTGTCGG TGGCTTAACAATTGTGTGGGAAGAAAGAATTATGTAACTTTTATATGTCTTATGGCTACAAGTCTTATTTGG CTTGTAATTGAAGCTGGAGTTGGTATTGCTGTCTTTGTCCGTTGCTTTGTGGATAAAAGGCACATGGAGGACCAAATTATTGAGAGGCTTGGCAATGGTTTCTCTCGTGCCCCATTTGCAGCTGTTGTG GCTGTATGTTCTGCAGTTTCTTTGCTGGCTTGTCTCCCTTTGGGtgaacttttctttttccatatgATTCTTATCAGGAAG GGTATTACAACTTATGAGTATGTTGTGGCAATGAGGGCCATGAGTGAGGCACCTGCAGGGGCATCTGTAGATGAGGAAATGCCAAATGTGATCTATTCTCCAACGGGATCTGCTACAACTGGCGTAAGTGGTGGAAGTTCTCTGGGCCTGCAATACAAGGGTGCATGGTGTACACCTCCAAGGGTATTTGTCGATTATCAG GATGAAGTTATTCCTCACTTAGAGCCTGGAATGGTACCATCTACTGTTGATCCAGATGCTGCTGGATTTGCAGAAAGAGGGAACAAGTCCAAGAGGCCTGTGCGGATTAGTGCTTGGAAGCTTGCAAAATTGGATTCAAATGAAGCAATGCGAGTGGCAGCTAAAGCTAGGGCATCTTCTTCTGTTCTCCGGCCAGTTGAAAATCGCCATTTGCCTGACAGTGATATCAGCTCTAGTGGAAATCTGAGTGGCAGAAGTAGTATGAGCACTGACATGGGGCTAAACAAAGACACCAAGAGTGACATAAAACTATCTCCTTTGAGGAATTCATATGCACCAAGTCACTGTAGCAAGGATGAATATGAAACCGGGACTCAAAGTGTGAGCAGCTTCAGCAGTCCAAGTCATGTCCATGAGTCAGTAACTCTTAGTCCTCTCCCACAAGAGCACCCTTCAGGTCCTTTTAATCCTATAACTTCAGTATCCCACTTTGCTCCAGAGCGGCCTTTTGCTACTACTAGAGCATCTTTTCCCAATGCCAATCTTGACAACTCAGTGTTCAATCCTTATTCTTCAGGATTTGACGACAAGATTATGCAAAAGAGTAGCAGTACTGATCCCTTGCTGTTACAGGCCCCACCTTCATCTCTTCTTAGAGATGGTAAAAGAACATCTGTTGTGTGGGACCAAGAGGCTGGTAGATATGTGTCAGTTCCTGTATCAGCGAGGACCGCTGAATCTGCCCTGGATGCCCGAATTAGATCTTCAGTGCAAATTGGAGTAGCAAATAGTCATGCAGAAAGAAGTAATTACAATAGAAGACCTATTGTTCTACCCACAGAATCATCTGGTACAGCCAAGGCTCCTGTGCAGCGGTCGGAGAAACTGATGTACACAGGAGAGTCTATTTTCTTTGGTGGTCCTCTTTTGAGTGTCCCAGTTAAGGATGTTCCAAGAGGTGAAGCCAGCTCTAGTTTGAGACCAGAACAAGCGAGGGTGGTATCCAACTGGCCCCAAGAAGCTAGAGGTGGAAGAGGTGTAGCTATAAACCTGTTACCTGTGTTCACTCCAGCCGGTTTAGAAAGGAATCCATCATCTGAGTCAGGGTTGTTTGGGTTGTAA
- the LOC122640343 gene encoding probable protein S-acyltransferase 19 isoform X2, producing the protein MSKFTGEVTKKPNINLGLSGGKVPGNFGEVGTGLHSSPSSASRSSITADYSKKGSVGESEIMDIPGGFAGRRSSNCVNIGGLCCGLFVHEDCSKRGGSGEQQATVEDALFCTLCNAEVRKFSKHCRSCDKCVDGFDHHCRWLNNCVGRKNYVTFICLMATSLIWLVIEAGVGIAVFVRCFVDKRHMEDQIIERLGNGFSRAPFAAVVAVCSAVSLLACLPLGELFFFHMILIRKGITTYEYVVAMRAMSEAPAGASVDEEMPNVIYSPTGSATTGVSGGSSLGLQYKGAWCTPPRVFVDYQDEVIPHLEPGMVPSTVDPDAAGFAERGNKSKRPVRISAWKLAKLDSNEAMRVAAKARASSSVLRPVENRHLPDSDISSSGNLSGRSSMSTDMGLNKDTKSDIKLSPLRNSYAPSHCSKDEYETGTQSVSSFSSPSHVHESVTLSPLPQEHPSGPFNPITSVSHFAPERPFATTRASFPNANLDNSVFNPYSSGFDDKIMQKSSSTDPLLLQAPPSSLLRDGKRTSVVWDQEAGRYVSVPVSARTAESALDARIRSSVQIGVANSHAERSNYNRRPIVLPTESSGTAKAPVQRSEKLMYTGESIFFGGPLLSVPVKDVPRGEASSSLRPEQARVVSNWPQEARGGRGVAINLLPVFTPAGLERNPSSESGLFGL; encoded by the exons ATGTCAAAATTTACTGGGGAGGTAACGAAAAAACCTAATATAAATCTGGGGTTATCAGGTGGGAAGGTTCCTGGTAATTTTGGTGAAGTTGGAACTGGGTTGCATTCTTCTCCGTCATCAGCTTCTAGAAGCTCCATAACAGCTGACTACAGTAAGAAAGGTTCAGTTGGAGAATCTGAGATTATGGACATTCCAGGGGGCTTTGCAGGTAGAAGATCATCAAATTGCGTCAACATTGGAGGGCTCTGCTGTGGATTATTTGTACATGAAGATTGCTCAAAACGTGGAGGATCTGGTGAGCAACAAGCCACTGTGGAAGATGCTTTATTCTGCACGTTGTGCAATGCTGAG GTTCGCAAGTTCAGTAAACACTGTAGAAGTTGTGATAAATGTGTCGATGGATTTGATCACCACTGTCGG TGGCTTAACAATTGTGTGGGAAGAAAGAATTATGTAACTTTTATATGTCTTATGGCTACAAGTCTTATTTGG CTTGTAATTGAAGCTGGAGTTGGTATTGCTGTCTTTGTCCGTTGCTTTGTGGATAAAAGGCACATGGAGGACCAAATTATTGAGAGGCTTGGCAATGGTTTCTCTCGTGCCCCATTTGCAGCTGTTGTG GCTGTATGTTCTGCAGTTTCTTTGCTGGCTTGTCTCCCTTTGGGtgaacttttctttttccatatgATTCTTATCAGGAAG GGTATTACAACTTATGAGTATGTTGTGGCAATGAGGGCCATGAGTGAGGCACCTGCAGGGGCATCTGTAGATGAGGAAATGCCAAATGTGATCTATTCTCCAACGGGATCTGCTACAACTGGCGTAAGTGGTGGAAGTTCTCTGGGCCTGCAATACAAGGGTGCATGGTGTACACCTCCAAGGGTATTTGTCGATTATCAG GATGAAGTTATTCCTCACTTAGAGCCTGGAATGGTACCATCTACTGTTGATCCAGATGCTGCTGGATTTGCAGAAAGAGGGAACAAGTCCAAGAGGCCTGTGCGGATTAGTGCTTGGAAGCTTGCAAAATTGGATTCAAATGAAGCAATGCGAGTGGCAGCTAAAGCTAGGGCATCTTCTTCTGTTCTCCGGCCAGTTGAAAATCGCCATTTGCCTGACAGTGATATCAGCTCTAGTGGAAATCTGAGTGGCAGAAGTAGTATGAGCACTGACATGGGGCTAAACAAAGACACCAAGAGTGACATAAAACTATCTCCTTTGAGGAATTCATATGCACCAAGTCACTGTAGCAAGGATGAATATGAAACCGGGACTCAAAGTGTGAGCAGCTTCAGCAGTCCAAGTCATGTCCATGAGTCAGTAACTCTTAGTCCTCTCCCACAAGAGCACCCTTCAGGTCCTTTTAATCCTATAACTTCAGTATCCCACTTTGCTCCAGAGCGGCCTTTTGCTACTACTAGAGCATCTTTTCCCAATGCCAATCTTGACAACTCAGTGTTCAATCCTTATTCTTCAGGATTTGACGACAAGATTATGCAAAAGAGTAGCAGTACTGATCCCTTGCTGTTACAGGCCCCACCTTCATCTCTTCTTAGAGATGGTAAAAGAACATCTGTTGTGTGGGACCAAGAGGCTGGTAGATATGTGTCAGTTCCTGTATCAGCGAGGACCGCTGAATCTGCCCTGGATGCCCGAATTAGATCTTCAGTGCAAATTGGAGTAGCAAATAGTCATGCAGAAAGAAGTAATTACAATAGAAGACCTATTGTTCTACCCACAGAATCATCTGGTACAGCCAAGGCTCCTGTGCAGCGGTCGGAGAAACTGATGTACACAGGAGAGTCTATTTTCTTTGGTGGTCCTCTTTTGAGTGTCCCAGTTAAGGATGTTCCAAGAGGTGAAGCCAGCTCTAGTTTGAGACCAGAACAAGCGAGGGTGGTATCCAACTGGCCCCAAGAAGCTAGAGGTGGAAGAGGTGTAGCTATAAACCTGTTACCTGTGTTCACTCCAGCCGGTTTAGAAAGGAATCCATCATCTGAGTCAGGGTTGTTTGGGTTGTAA